The Salvelinus fontinalis isolate EN_2023a chromosome 31, ASM2944872v1, whole genome shotgun sequence genome has a window encoding:
- the LOC129829882 gene encoding dnaJ homolog subfamily C member 5-like isoform X1 — translation MAAQEQARQRSLSTSGESLYIVLGIDKLATPDDIKKSYRKLALKFHPDKNPDNPEASDKFKEINNAHAILNDPTKRNIYDKYGSLGLYVAEQFGEENVNTYFVLSSWWAKALFVFCGLATGCYFCCCLCCCCNCCCGKCKPRPPEGQEPDFYVSPEDLEAQMQSDEREAGGEAILVQPSATETTQLTSDGHHSTYQTDMGFN, via the exons ATGGCAGCACAAGAACAGGCGAGGCAGCGCTCACTTTCCACCTCTGGTGAATCACTCTACATTGTGCTTGGCATTGACAAGCTAGCCACTCCCGACGATATCAAGAAATCCTACAG AAAACTTGCATTGAAATTCCACCCTGATAAGAACCCAGATAACCCGGAAGCTTCTGACAAGTTTAAGGAGATCAACAATGCCCATGCCATTCTGAATGACCCCACCAAGCGGAACATCTATGACAAGTACGGCTCCCTGGGACTGTACGTGGCTGAGCAGTTTGGCGAGGAGAACGTGAACACCTACTTTGTCCTGTCCAGCTGGTGGGCTAAG GCCTTGTTTGTGTTCTGTGGCCTGGCCACTGGCTGCTACTTCTGCTGTTGCCTGTGTTGCTGCTGTAACTGCTGCTGTGGGAAGTGTAAACCGCGGCCTCCAGAGGGCCAGGAGCCTGACTTCTATGTGTCCCCTGAGGACCTGGAGGCCCAGATGCAGTCTgatgagagag aggCTGGTGGTGAAGCAATCTTGGTGCAGCCATCAGCGACAGAGACCACCCAGTTGACGTCAGATGGTCACCATTCTACCTATCAGACCGACATGGGCTTCAACTAA
- the LOC129829882 gene encoding dnaJ homolog subfamily C member 5-like isoform X2: MAAQEQARQRSLSTSGESLYIVLGIDKLATPDDIKKSYRKLALKFHPDKNPDNPEASDKFKEINNAHAILNDPTKRNIYDKYGSLGLYVAEQFGEENVNTYFVLSSWWAKALFVFCGLATGCYFCCCLCCCCNCCCGKCKPRPPEGQEPDFYVSPEDLEAQMQSDERGEIDCLL; encoded by the exons ATGGCAGCACAAGAACAGGCGAGGCAGCGCTCACTTTCCACCTCTGGTGAATCACTCTACATTGTGCTTGGCATTGACAAGCTAGCCACTCCCGACGATATCAAGAAATCCTACAG AAAACTTGCATTGAAATTCCACCCTGATAAGAACCCAGATAACCCGGAAGCTTCTGACAAGTTTAAGGAGATCAACAATGCCCATGCCATTCTGAATGACCCCACCAAGCGGAACATCTATGACAAGTACGGCTCCCTGGGACTGTACGTGGCTGAGCAGTTTGGCGAGGAGAACGTGAACACCTACTTTGTCCTGTCCAGCTGGTGGGCTAAG GCCTTGTTTGTGTTCTGTGGCCTGGCCACTGGCTGCTACTTCTGCTGTTGCCTGTGTTGCTGCTGTAACTGCTGCTGTGGGAAGTGTAAACCGCGGCCTCCAGAGGGCCAGGAGCCTGACTTCTATGTGTCCCCTGAGGACCTGGAGGCCCAGATGCAGTCTgatgagagaggtgagatcgactGCTTATTGT ag
- the LOC129829880 gene encoding tumor protein D54-like isoform X2: MNRQGCSGGNVSPRNISIGISRNGLTNGLSEEDEDDLKMELAKTEDEMQTLRQVLLAKEKYAVDIKRQLGMGPFSEIKQNMSKGWHEVQTSNIYLTASATLEDISQSNAYKMTHDTISHAGQISTAAMSTMGVAITKRLGEMRALPLPSPPRHSNTFKSFEDMVGSVKNKVSGSRGNDGNVSGFGRSPSQNSGSF, translated from the exons ATGAATAGGCAAG GTTGCAGTGGGGGGAATGTTTCACCAAGGAACATTTCCATTGGAATATCAAGAAATGGTCTGACTAACGGTTTAtcagaggaggatgaggatgattTAAAGATGGAGCTAGCAAAG ACAGAGGATGAGATGCAGACATTGCGGCAGGTGCTCTTGGCCAAAGAGAAATATGCGGTGGACATCAAGAGGCAGCTGGGTATGGGCCCCTTCAGTGAGATTAAACAGAACATGTCCAAAGGCTGGCATGAAGTCCAAACCTCCAACAT ATATCTGACCGCCTCAGCTACTCTGGAGGACATCAGCCAATCTAACGC gtATAAGATGACCCATGACACTATTTCTCATGCAGGACAGATCAGCACTGCTGCCATGTCCACAATgggtgtggccatcacaaagagaCTGGGAGAAATGAG AGCACTGCCTTTGCCAAGCCCACCTCG ACATTCCAATACATTCAAGTCCTTTGAAGACATGGTGGGAAGCGTGAAG AACAAGGTGTCCGGGAGTCGAGGGAATGATGGAAATGTCTCTGGGTTTGGCAGAAGCCCATCTCAGAACAGTGGTTCTTTCTAA
- the LOC129829880 gene encoding tumor protein D54-like isoform X1 has translation MNRQGCSGGNVSPRNISIGISRNGLTNGLSEEDEDDLKMELAKTEDEMQTLRQVLLAKEKYAVDIKRQLGMGPFSEIKQNMSKGWHEVQTSNIYLTASATLEDISQSNAYKMTHDTISHAGQISTAAMSTMGVAITKRLGEMRALPLPSPPRPSLGHSISVPAMSMRHSNTFKSFEDMVGSVKNKVSGSRGNDGNVSGFGRSPSQNSGSF, from the exons ATGAATAGGCAAG GTTGCAGTGGGGGGAATGTTTCACCAAGGAACATTTCCATTGGAATATCAAGAAATGGTCTGACTAACGGTTTAtcagaggaggatgaggatgattTAAAGATGGAGCTAGCAAAG ACAGAGGATGAGATGCAGACATTGCGGCAGGTGCTCTTGGCCAAAGAGAAATATGCGGTGGACATCAAGAGGCAGCTGGGTATGGGCCCCTTCAGTGAGATTAAACAGAACATGTCCAAAGGCTGGCATGAAGTCCAAACCTCCAACAT ATATCTGACCGCCTCAGCTACTCTGGAGGACATCAGCCAATCTAACGC gtATAAGATGACCCATGACACTATTTCTCATGCAGGACAGATCAGCACTGCTGCCATGTCCACAATgggtgtggccatcacaaagagaCTGGGAGAAATGAG AGCACTGCCTTTGCCAAGCCCACCTCG CCCCTCCTTGGGCCACTCCATCAGTGTGCCTGCTATGAGTATGAG ACATTCCAATACATTCAAGTCCTTTGAAGACATGGTGGGAAGCGTGAAG AACAAGGTGTCCGGGAGTCGAGGGAATGATGGAAATGTCTCTGGGTTTGGCAGAAGCCCATCTCAGAACAGTGGTTCTTTCTAA
- the LOC129829884 gene encoding pancreatic progenitor cell differentiation and proliferation factor-like, translated as MAAIPSTGSLIATHDYYRRRIGSTSSNSSCGSSEYAGEVIPHPPGLQRQDSGHWWSSFFFANKQNQPGSMVGSEQKSGTYTVNNGRVTCIAREMVLKRQLSESTDSGKMEHGSPPPS; from the exons ATGGCAGCAATTCCATCTACCGGCTCTCTCATCGCCACCCATGATTACTACAGAAGGCGCATAGGATCCACCTCTAGCAACAGCTCTTGTGGCAGTTCTGAGTACGCTGGCGAAGTCATTCCACACCCCCCAG GTCTGCAGAGACAGGACTCTGGTCACTGGTGGTCTTCTTTCTTCTTTGCAAACAAACAGAACCAGCCTGGCAGCATGGTTGGATCTGAACAGAA GAGTGGAACATACACGGTGAACAACGGTCGGGTGACTTGTATTGCCAGGGAGATGGTGTTGAAGAGGCAGCTCAGTGAAAGCACCGACTCTGGGAAGATGGAACATGGGAGCCCACCACCCTCCTAA